In one bacterium genomic region, the following are encoded:
- the truA gene encoding tRNA pseudouridine(38-40) synthase TruA — protein sequence MRYRLDVAYHGRDFHGWQKQPGLRTVQGELEVWLSRFLGDREEVALTGAGRTDTGVHALALPAHFDWPEPIDTVALHHRLRVALPHDLAILSFHRVADDFHARYSAIARRYVYRVRRGAWPFNRDRDWQVHGELAIDRLHACAAIIRGTQDFSGFCRALSLKENNRCSVTHSEWRTEGDNLTYRIRADRFLHQMVRLIVGTSVAVARGQGTPERLREILTAGDVTLCGDAAPPHGLTLEAVEYPDGVGEPLDFD from the coding sequence ATGAGGTATCGTCTCGACGTCGCCTACCATGGCCGCGACTTTCACGGTTGGCAGAAGCAACCGGGTCTGCGCACGGTGCAGGGCGAGCTGGAAGTGTGGCTGTCGCGCTTCCTCGGGGACCGGGAAGAAGTGGCGCTCACCGGCGCCGGACGCACCGACACCGGCGTGCATGCCCTGGCGTTGCCGGCGCACTTCGATTGGCCCGAACCGATCGACACCGTGGCGCTGCATCACCGCCTGCGCGTGGCGCTGCCGCATGATCTGGCGATTCTATCCTTCCATCGCGTCGCCGATGACTTCCATGCCCGCTATTCCGCCATCGCCCGCCGCTATGTCTACCGGGTCCGGCGCGGCGCCTGGCCCTTCAATCGCGATCGCGACTGGCAGGTGCATGGCGAACTGGCAATCGACCGTCTCCATGCCTGCGCGGCGATCATTCGCGGCACGCAGGATTTCTCCGGCTTCTGCCGGGCGCTGTCGCTGAAGGAAAACAATCGCTGTAGCGTGACTCACTCCGAGTGGCGCACCGAGGGCGACAACCTTACCTACCGGATCCGCGCCGACCGGTTCCTTCACCAAATGGTGCGGCTGATCGTCGGCACCAGCGTCGCGGTGGCGCGCGGACAGGGAACACCGGAACGCCTCCGCGAGATTCTGACCGCCGGCGATGTCACCCTCTGCGGCGATGCGGCGCCGCCGCACGGTTTGACGCTGGAGGCGGTTGAATACCCGGACGGCGTCGGCGAGCCACTCGATTTCGATTGA
- the fsa gene encoding fructose-6-phosphate aldolase, producing MKIFLDTASVDEIREAASWGILDGVTTNPSLVSKEGRSFDDILHEIVQIVKGPVSAEVVAEQAEDMVEQGIRLAAIAPNITVKVPMTAEGLKAIRQLSDREISTNCTLIFNATQGLLAAKAGATFVSPFVGRLDDIGHDGMELVSQLVTIFDNYALSTEVLAASIRHPLHVVEAALRGADVATIPFKILQQIIKHPLTDLGNAAFNRDWQKLSPDQRKAAARV from the coding sequence GTGAAGATTTTTCTTGATACCGCCAGTGTCGACGAAATCCGCGAGGCGGCCAGTTGGGGCATTCTCGATGGCGTGACCACCAATCCCTCGCTGGTTTCCAAGGAGGGACGCAGCTTCGACGATATCCTGCATGAGATCGTCCAGATCGTCAAGGGGCCGGTCTCGGCCGAAGTGGTCGCCGAGCAGGCCGAGGATATGGTCGAGCAGGGGATTCGTTTGGCCGCCATTGCCCCCAACATCACAGTCAAGGTTCCGATGACCGCCGAGGGGTTGAAGGCGATCCGGCAGTTAAGCGACCGCGAGATCAGCACCAATTGCACCCTGATCTTCAACGCCACCCAGGGGCTGTTGGCCGCCAAGGCGGGCGCCACCTTCGTTTCGCCCTTTGTTGGCCGACTGGATGACATCGGCCATGACGGCATGGAGCTGGTCAGCCAGTTGGTGACGATCTTTGACAACTACGCGCTCTCCACCGAGGTCCTGGCGGCGTCGATTCGTCATCCGCTCCACGTCGTCGAGGCGGCGCTGCGCGGCGCCGATGTCGCCACGATCCCGTTTAAGATTCTCCAGCAGATCATTAAGCACCCGCTGACCGATCTGGGCAACGCGGCGTTCAACCGCGACTGGCAGAAGCTCTCGCCGGACCAACGCAAGGCCGCGGCGCGCGTGTAG